The Spirochaetota bacterium genome contains the following window.
CATCGCTGCGATACTCATCGCGGCCATCGTCAGTGCGCCGGTGATCACCGTGCTCATGCGCGATCGAAATGCATTTTCCAGGGACGAACGACAGAGCACCGATGACCGCATCGCACCGCCCGCACGCCCCGAAGCGTATGAAAAAGCCAAGCGAGGTGCGAACGAAAGACTTTCATCATCAACTCAGTCGGAAGTATCGCCTATCGGTTCAATTGTTAAGGAAGAGAAAGCACGTACACGCGCGGCCAAGGGCGCATCCCCCGTTCCTGCGGATGATGCCGAAACGGAGCACGATAAGGACAAAGCCGCGGACACAGCACTGGCACAGACAAAAAAGGCAGATATGCGGCGCGAGGCGTTCGCGGAAAATGCAGATGAAGGTCTCGCATCGCCAAAAGCGGCAGCACCGGGCAAATCGGCAGCAATGGGCGCGTCGATCGCACGAGCGGGAGAAAACCCGTTCCTCGCCAGAGAACAGTATTCGGGATCGACATTCACCTGCGGGCCACGCTCCGCCGCGATGAACACATTATCGCAGTACCTCCGGGCAAAGCGCATGCCGCCCGCGCAGGCCGTCACGCCGGAAGGCCTCATCAACACCGCCGGATATTCCGACGATATACCGCCGATAGCAGTGACGCATACCGCATGTCAGTGGAACACTGCGCATACCCTGCTTGTCGTTGCCATCGGCCGCCCGTCGCAGGGCGAGGTCATCACCGTTGCTTTTTCCGAAGCGGTGCGCGAATACCGGCTCATCGCGAACGGGAGCATCATCCCCTCCGGACCAAATGCATGCATTGCTGTCTACGAGATAGTACCGGCGGGCACCGTCGATACTCCGATCCTTGCACGCGCCACAAGGGGCGCCCCGACACGCTCAGCGCTCGCAGCACCGGCGATAACCGAGCTCTCGTCGGCACCGATGCATGTGCGCTATGCGGCAGCCCTCGCAGAATTCGGGCTTCTCGTGTCCGGCTCAGCGTATAAAGGCACAGCGGATCATGCGCACGCGATAGCGCTTGCTGAAGAAACACGCATCACCGACAGCATCGTATCGATGATGCGTGAGATGAAAGCGGCAGCGGAAAAACGGTAGTACAAAGGCATATCATGAAGAGAGTCATCATCGGCGGGATACCAATAGGCGGCGGGGCGCCGATATGCATTCAATCCATGACGAACACGGACACGCGCAATGTCGATGCATCGAGCGCGCAGATAGAAGCCCTTGCGGAAGCGGGATGCGCCATTGTCCGCCTTGCCGTCCCCGACGAGGCAGCGGCACGCGCACTTGCCGAGATAAAGCGCCGTGCACGCGTTCCGCTCATCGCGGACATACACTTCGATCACACCCTCGCGCTCATTGCCATGGAAGCGGGCATCGATGCATTAAGGCTCAACCCAGGCAATATCAGGAACCATGACAATGTAAAAACGGTGATACGCGAGGCGAAAGCGCGAAACATCGTCATCCGTGTCGGCGTGAACGCGGGATCGCTTGACCGCGCGAAGTACCGCGAGCCCTCGCCGGAGAACATGGTGGCCTCCGCGCGCGAGCATATCGTCATCATGGAAGACCTCGGATTCACGAACATCAAGGTATCGCTCAAGTCATCGTCCGTGCGCGATACGATAGCGGACAACCGCCTCTTCCGTGCATATTTCGATCACCCGCTCCATCTCGGTGTCACCGAAGCAGGCACGCTCCGCTCATCGCTCGTGAAGAGCACACTCGGCATCGGCACGCTCCTCCTCGAGGGCATCGGCGATACGATACGCGTGTCGATAACCGGCGACCCCGTCGAAGAGGTCATCGCGGCGAGAATGATACTCCGTTTCGCAGGACTCGATACAGAGCCGATGGTCGAGGTGATATCCTGCCCCACCTGCGGAAGAACGACGGCGGAGATAGAAGCGATAGCGCTCGAGGTGGAACGCCGGAGCGCCGCGATACGAAAAAAGCTCACGGTAGCGGTCATGGGCTGCGTCGTCAACGGACCGGGTGAAGCGCGTCACGCGGAT
Protein-coding sequences here:
- the ispG gene encoding flavodoxin-dependent (E)-4-hydroxy-3-methylbut-2-enyl-diphosphate synthase — translated: MKRVIIGGIPIGGGAPICIQSMTNTDTRNVDASSAQIEALAEAGCAIVRLAVPDEAAARALAEIKRRARVPLIADIHFDHTLALIAMEAGIDALRLNPGNIRNHDNVKTVIREAKARNIVIRVGVNAGSLDRAKYREPSPENMVASAREHIVIMEDLGFTNIKVSLKSSSVRDTIADNRLFRAYFDHPLHLGVTEAGTLRSSLVKSTLGIGTLLLEGIGDTIRVSITGDPVEEVIAARMILRFAGLDTEPMVEVISCPTCGRTTAEIEAIALEVERRSAAIRKKLTVAVMGCVVNGPGEARHADFGIAAADNGGFLYFEKENAPIRIRKEDAVEHLMRKIENA